The Bos mutus isolate GX-2022 chromosome 12, NWIPB_WYAK_1.1, whole genome shotgun sequence genome includes a window with the following:
- the ACOD1 gene encoding cis-aconitate decarboxylase isoform X1, whose translation MMLQSVTESFAKVIHGLKVGHLTDRVIQRSKRMVLDALGVGLLGTSTEVFHRASGYSKIYSSNVSSTVWGQPELRLPPTYAAFVNGVAIHSMDFDDTWHPATHPSGAVLPVLMALSEALPPSPKYSGLDLLLAFNVGIEVQGRLLRFSKEAYDIPKRFHPPSVVGTLGSAAAASKFFGLSVTECQEALAIAVSHAGAPMANAATQTKPLHVGNAARHGLEAAFLAMLGLQGNKRVLDLETGFGAFYTNYSPKVLPDLDSHTWLLEKQDVAFKRFPAHLATHWVADTAASMRRHLVTDKSPLPIDRIERIVLRIPDVQYVNRPFPKSEHEARHSFQYVACAMLLDGVITVPAFHKCQINRPQVRELLGKVELEHPRDNLPNFNTLYCEMSVALKDGSIFTERSDTFYGHWRKPLSQKDLQEKFRTNSCRTLSCHAVERLIEIVENLEDLEDCSVLTTLLKETSPPKIASKSI comes from the exons ATGATGCTCCAG TCTGTCACAGAAAGCTTTGCCAAAGTGATCCACGGCTTGAAGGTGGGACACCTCACAGATCGTGTCATTCAGCGGAGCAAGAGGATGGTTCTGGATGCTCTGGGAGTGGGGCTCCTGGGAACCAGCACAGAAGTGTTTCACAGAGCCAGTGGATACAGTAAA ATCTATAGTTCCAATGTATCCAGCACTGTTTGGGGCCAGCCAGAACTCAGGCTCCCACCAACCTATGCTGCTTTCGTTAACGGTGTGGCT ATCCACTCAATGGATTTTGATGACACGTGGCACCCTGCCACCCACCCTTCTGGAGCTGTCCTTCCTGTCCTCATGGCTCTATCAGAAGCCCTGCCACCAAGTCCAAAGTATTCTGGCCTTGACCTGCTGCTGGCTTTCAATGTTGGTATTGAAGTGCAAGGTCGATTACtgcgtttctccaaagaagcctATGACATACCAAAGAG attCCATCCCCCCTCCGTGGTGGGAACCTTGGGGAGTGCTGCCGCCGCATCTAAGTTTTTTGGGCTCAGCGTGACAGAGTGCCAAGAGGCCCTGGCTATTGCTGTTTCTCATGCTGGGGCACCCATGGCAAATGCTGCCACTCAGACCAAGCCACTTCACGTGGGCAATGCTGCCAGGCATGGGCTAGAAGCTGCTTTCCTGGCAATGCTGGGTCTCCAGGGAAACAAACGGGTTTTGGATTTGGAGACAGGGTTTGGGGCCTTCTATACCAACTATTCTCCTAAAGTCCTTCCAGACCTAGATTCACACACTTGGCTTCTGGAGAAGCAGGATGTGGCCTTCAAGCGTTTCCCTGCCCATTTGGCCACCCACTGGGTGGCAGACACAGCTGCATCCATGAGAAGGCACCTTGTAACAGACAAAAGCCCACTCCCCATTGACCGCATTGAGAGAATTGTGCTTCGAATTCCAGATGTCCAGTATGTGAACAGGCCCTTTCCCAAGTCCGAGCACGAAGCCCGCCACTCCTTCCAGTATGTGGCCTGTGCCATGCTGCTCGATGGTGTCATCACTGTCCCAGCCTTCCACAAATGCCAGATCAACAGGCCACAGGTGAGAGAGCTGCTTGGTAAGGTGGAGCTGGAGCACCCTCGAGACAACCTACCAAACTTCAACACACTGTACTGTGAGATGAGTGTTGCCCTCAAGGATGGATCCATCTTCACAGAGCGTTCGGATACCTTCTACGGCCACTGGAGGAAGCCTCTGAGCCAGAAGGACCTACAGGAAAAGTTCAGAACCAATTCCTGCAGGACGCTGTCCTGCCACGCTGTAGAAAGGCTTATAGAGATAGTAGAAAACCTAGAAGACCTGGAAGACTGCTCTGTGCTAACCACACTTCTGAAAGAAACCTCTCCACCAAAGATAGCTTCAAAATCTATCTAG
- the ACOD1 gene encoding cis-aconitate decarboxylase isoform X2 yields the protein MMLQSVTESFAKVIHGLKVGHLTDRVIQRSKRMVLDALGVGLLGTSTEVFHRASGYSKIHSMDFDDTWHPATHPSGAVLPVLMALSEALPPSPKYSGLDLLLAFNVGIEVQGRLLRFSKEAYDIPKRFHPPSVVGTLGSAAAASKFFGLSVTECQEALAIAVSHAGAPMANAATQTKPLHVGNAARHGLEAAFLAMLGLQGNKRVLDLETGFGAFYTNYSPKVLPDLDSHTWLLEKQDVAFKRFPAHLATHWVADTAASMRRHLVTDKSPLPIDRIERIVLRIPDVQYVNRPFPKSEHEARHSFQYVACAMLLDGVITVPAFHKCQINRPQVRELLGKVELEHPRDNLPNFNTLYCEMSVALKDGSIFTERSDTFYGHWRKPLSQKDLQEKFRTNSCRTLSCHAVERLIEIVENLEDLEDCSVLTTLLKETSPPKIASKSI from the exons ATGATGCTCCAG TCTGTCACAGAAAGCTTTGCCAAAGTGATCCACGGCTTGAAGGTGGGACACCTCACAGATCGTGTCATTCAGCGGAGCAAGAGGATGGTTCTGGATGCTCTGGGAGTGGGGCTCCTGGGAACCAGCACAGAAGTGTTTCACAGAGCCAGTGGATACAGTAAA ATCCACTCAATGGATTTTGATGACACGTGGCACCCTGCCACCCACCCTTCTGGAGCTGTCCTTCCTGTCCTCATGGCTCTATCAGAAGCCCTGCCACCAAGTCCAAAGTATTCTGGCCTTGACCTGCTGCTGGCTTTCAATGTTGGTATTGAAGTGCAAGGTCGATTACtgcgtttctccaaagaagcctATGACATACCAAAGAG attCCATCCCCCCTCCGTGGTGGGAACCTTGGGGAGTGCTGCCGCCGCATCTAAGTTTTTTGGGCTCAGCGTGACAGAGTGCCAAGAGGCCCTGGCTATTGCTGTTTCTCATGCTGGGGCACCCATGGCAAATGCTGCCACTCAGACCAAGCCACTTCACGTGGGCAATGCTGCCAGGCATGGGCTAGAAGCTGCTTTCCTGGCAATGCTGGGTCTCCAGGGAAACAAACGGGTTTTGGATTTGGAGACAGGGTTTGGGGCCTTCTATACCAACTATTCTCCTAAAGTCCTTCCAGACCTAGATTCACACACTTGGCTTCTGGAGAAGCAGGATGTGGCCTTCAAGCGTTTCCCTGCCCATTTGGCCACCCACTGGGTGGCAGACACAGCTGCATCCATGAGAAGGCACCTTGTAACAGACAAAAGCCCACTCCCCATTGACCGCATTGAGAGAATTGTGCTTCGAATTCCAGATGTCCAGTATGTGAACAGGCCCTTTCCCAAGTCCGAGCACGAAGCCCGCCACTCCTTCCAGTATGTGGCCTGTGCCATGCTGCTCGATGGTGTCATCACTGTCCCAGCCTTCCACAAATGCCAGATCAACAGGCCACAGGTGAGAGAGCTGCTTGGTAAGGTGGAGCTGGAGCACCCTCGAGACAACCTACCAAACTTCAACACACTGTACTGTGAGATGAGTGTTGCCCTCAAGGATGGATCCATCTTCACAGAGCGTTCGGATACCTTCTACGGCCACTGGAGGAAGCCTCTGAGCCAGAAGGACCTACAGGAAAAGTTCAGAACCAATTCCTGCAGGACGCTGTCCTGCCACGCTGTAGAAAGGCTTATAGAGATAGTAGAAAACCTAGAAGACCTGGAAGACTGCTCTGTGCTAACCACACTTCTGAAAGAAACCTCTCCACCAAAGATAGCTTCAAAATCTATCTAG